From a region of the Mobula birostris isolate sMobBir1 chromosome 28, sMobBir1.hap1, whole genome shotgun sequence genome:
- the LOC140189249 gene encoding histone H2B 1/2-like has product MPETAKPAPKKGAKKTLPKPAGKGGKKRKRLRKESYSIYIYKVMKQVHPDTGISSKAMSIMNSFVNDIFERIGGEASRLAHYNKRSTITSREIQTAVRLLLPGELAKHAVSEGTKAVTKYTSSK; this is encoded by the coding sequence ATGCCTGAGACAGCGAAACCCGCTCCGAAGAAGGGCGCCAAGAAAACTCTGCCGAAACCAGCCGGTAAGGGAGGGAAGAAGCGCAAGAGGCTGAGGAAGGAGAGTTACTCCATCTACATCTACAAAGTGATGAAGCAGGTTCACCCCGATACTGGCATCTCCTCCAAGGCCATGAGCATCATGAACTCATTCGTCAACGACATCTTCGAGCGCATCGGGGGCGAGGCTTCACGCCTGGCCCATTACAACAAGCGGTCAACCATCACCTCACGGGAGATCCAGACCGCCGTGCGCCTGCTGCTGCCCGGGGAGCTGGCCAAGCACGCCGTTTCCGAAGGGACAAAGGCGGTGACCAAGTACACCAGCTCCAAGTAA
- the LOC140188943 gene encoding histone H2B-like, whose product MPDPAKPAPKKGAKKALSKPASKTGKKRKRSRKETYAIYIYKVMKQVHPDTGISSKAMSIMNSFVNDIFERIAGEASRLAHYNKRSTISSREIQTAVRLLLPGELAKHAVSEGTKAVTKYTSSK is encoded by the coding sequence ATGCCTGATCCAGCGAAACCCGCTCCCAAGAAGGGCGCCAAGAAAGCTTTGTCCAAACCAGCGAGCAAGACTGGCAAGAAGCGCAAGAGGTCGAGGAAGGAGACTTACGCCATCTACATCTACAAAGTGATGAAGCAGGTTCACCCCGACACCGGCATCTCCTCCAAGGCCATGAGCATCATGAATTCATTCGTCAACGATATTTTCGAGCGCATCGCCGGCGAGGCTTCCCGCCTGGCCCATTACAACAAGCGGTCCACCATCAGCTCCCGGGAGATCCAGACCGCCGTGCGGCTGCTGCTGCCCGGGGAGCTGGCCAAGCACGCCGTGTCCGAAGGGACAAAGGCGGTGACCAAGTACACCAGCTCCAAGTGA